In the Arthrobacter zhaoxinii genome, one interval contains:
- the glsA gene encoding glutaminase A — protein sequence MRLNDSAVEAAVRTAYADHRNDSGGRNAGYIPYLASVNPDLFGVCAMTADGALFEAGDTGFEFALESISKVFSMAWAMEQVGLETFQEKVGADPTGEPFNSVISVALHGDTPVSPLVNAGAMSTVSLIPGDNAEDRWEAILQVQSAFAGRRISLSDEVNDSEQSTNFHNRAIAWLLYSGGTMYSDPMEACDVYTRQCSTLVTARDLAAMGATIANKGINPLTGDRVVSAANIPAMLAEMTMEGMYTASGDWAYRVGLPGKSGVGGGILAIMPGKLAIAGFAPPLDEVGNSVKAQRAVAQVAAALGLSIYKASEYSD from the coding sequence ATGAGGCTGAACGATTCCGCGGTAGAAGCTGCTGTCCGGACCGCTTATGCGGACCACCGGAACGACTCCGGGGGCAGGAACGCCGGCTACATCCCGTATCTGGCGTCGGTAAATCCGGACCTTTTCGGGGTCTGCGCGATGACGGCGGACGGAGCCTTGTTCGAAGCCGGTGACACCGGGTTCGAGTTCGCGCTGGAATCCATTTCCAAAGTGTTCTCCATGGCATGGGCGATGGAACAGGTGGGACTGGAAACCTTCCAGGAGAAGGTCGGGGCGGACCCCACCGGGGAACCGTTCAACTCGGTGATCTCCGTTGCGCTGCACGGCGACACTCCGGTGTCTCCCCTGGTCAACGCGGGGGCCATGTCCACCGTTTCACTGATTCCGGGAGACAACGCCGAGGATCGGTGGGAGGCGATCCTGCAGGTCCAGAGTGCTTTCGCCGGCCGGAGAATCAGTCTGAGCGACGAGGTGAACGACTCCGAACAGTCCACCAACTTCCACAACCGGGCCATAGCCTGGCTGCTGTATTCGGGCGGCACCATGTATTCGGATCCAATGGAGGCGTGCGACGTGTATACCCGGCAGTGTTCCACCCTGGTCACCGCCCGGGACCTGGCCGCCATGGGCGCCACCATCGCGAACAAGGGCATCAACCCCCTGACCGGAGACCGGGTGGTCTCCGCGGCTAACATCCCGGCCATGCTCGCGGAAATGACCATGGAAGGCATGTACACCGCTTCCGGAGACTGGGCCTACCGGGTGGGGCTGCCCGGTAAGTCCGGCGTGGGCGGCGGCATCCTGGCCATCATGCCCGGCAAACTGGCTATTGCCGGGTTCGCGCCGCCGCTGGATGAGGTGGGCAACAGCGTCAAGGCACAGCGGGCGGTCGCGCAGGTTGCCGCGGCGCTGGGCCTGAGCATTTACAAGGCCAGCGAGTACAGCGACTAG
- a CDS encoding IclR family transcriptional regulator domain-containing protein, with protein sequence MEAADGYYVKSVEKAFAVLGTFTLNVPEHTVSSAAAAAGISRAAARRFLLTLRDLGYLGFDGTTFRLAPRTLDIGSSFLAHLSLPHAAEPHLKQLSADLGETTSLCILDGSDVVYVSRITSPRLMRVAVNVGTRFPAWATSMGRVLLASLPEAEQEAYFDTVELLPYTAHTVRTVEELRKAVHDAGDRGWSRVADELEDGLRGVAVPVRSGDGTVVAAANVSLQLHSSARAEETVIPPLRAAADRIGRDLG encoded by the coding sequence GTGGAGGCCGCAGACGGCTATTACGTGAAGTCGGTGGAGAAGGCCTTCGCCGTGCTGGGCACCTTCACGTTGAACGTGCCCGAACACACCGTCAGCTCCGCAGCCGCGGCGGCAGGCATCAGCCGGGCTGCGGCTCGCCGGTTCCTCCTTACCCTCCGGGACCTGGGTTACCTGGGCTTTGACGGAACCACGTTCCGGCTGGCGCCGCGCACCCTGGATATCGGTTCCTCGTTCCTGGCACACCTCTCGCTGCCGCACGCGGCTGAGCCGCACCTGAAGCAGCTCTCCGCGGACCTCGGTGAGACCACGTCGCTGTGCATCCTGGACGGGTCCGACGTCGTCTACGTTTCGCGGATCACCTCGCCCCGCCTGATGCGGGTGGCAGTCAACGTCGGCACCCGGTTCCCGGCCTGGGCCACGTCCATGGGCAGGGTGCTGCTGGCGTCCCTCCCTGAGGCGGAGCAGGAAGCGTACTTCGACACGGTGGAACTGCTGCCCTACACCGCGCACACCGTCCGCACCGTGGAGGAGCTGCGGAAGGCAGTGCACGACGCCGGCGATCGGGGCTGGTCACGGGTGGCCGACGAGCTGGAAGACGGCCTGCGGGGCGTGGCCGTTCCGGTCCGCAGCGGCGACGGCACAGTTGTGGCCGCTGCGAACGTGTCGCTGCAGCTGCACAGCTCGGCACGTGCGGAGGAGACCGTGATCCCGCCGCTGCGGGCAGCCGCGGACCGGATCGGCCGCGACCTCGGCTAG
- a CDS encoding glycosyltransferase family 2 protein, which produces MQPRHTGSPQEFSVLIISSGRDAHLANAVRGIGRSTCRPAEIVVCYLNQPSAVPPPSEVPLRVVHTASEPGGPLPLGAGRNAAAAAARSRTLVFLDVDCIPGPEMFEQLLADLDRTGGLVMAAPRYLAADADVQAWVADGDESVLLRDSVPHHARAALAPAPGEPAAASQEYALFWSLGFAVRRDTFDRIGGFDESFAGYGGEDTDFAFTARREAVPLAFSAATMFHQHHGVHRPPLQHLESIVINAEAFRRKWGTWPMTGWLEAFARDGYVSWDRGGRELRLLRRPGSAELAAVRVNAPY; this is translated from the coding sequence ATGCAGCCTCGGCATACGGGCTCCCCCCAGGAGTTTTCGGTCCTGATCATCAGCTCGGGACGGGACGCCCATCTGGCCAATGCAGTCCGCGGCATCGGCCGCTCCACGTGCCGGCCCGCCGAAATCGTGGTCTGCTACCTGAACCAGCCCTCGGCTGTTCCCCCGCCCAGTGAAGTGCCTCTGCGGGTGGTCCACACGGCGTCGGAGCCCGGCGGACCGCTGCCGCTGGGAGCGGGCCGGAATGCCGCCGCTGCCGCCGCCCGGTCCCGCACTTTGGTCTTCCTGGACGTGGACTGCATTCCCGGCCCGGAGATGTTCGAACAGCTGCTGGCCGACCTGGACCGCACAGGCGGCCTGGTGATGGCCGCGCCCCGCTATCTCGCGGCGGACGCGGACGTCCAGGCCTGGGTAGCCGACGGCGACGAGTCAGTGCTGCTGCGCGATTCCGTGCCGCACCATGCCCGCGCTGCCCTGGCACCGGCGCCGGGAGAGCCCGCAGCAGCCTCGCAGGAATACGCCCTGTTCTGGTCTTTGGGATTTGCGGTCCGCCGGGACACCTTCGACCGGATCGGCGGCTTTGACGAATCCTTCGCCGGCTACGGCGGCGAGGACACGGACTTCGCCTTCACGGCCCGGCGGGAAGCCGTCCCCCTGGCGTTCTCCGCGGCAACCATGTTCCACCAGCACCACGGGGTGCACCGGCCGCCGCTGCAGCACCTGGAATCGATCGTGATCAACGCCGAAGCGTTCCGGCGCAAATGGGGCACCTGGCCGATGACCGGCTGGCTCGAGGCCTTTGCCCGGGACGGCTACGTCTCCTGGGACCGCGGCGGCCGGGAGCTGCGTCTGCTGCGCCGTCCCGGTTCCGCTGAGCTTGCAGCGGTTCGGGTCAACGCGCCGTACTGA
- a CDS encoding ABC1 kinase family protein, translating into MISQLDRYRQIAEILSRNGLGFLVSALGLEGRLPFRRQQEPVPAGRPRTRPQYLRTALEELGPTYVKIGQLLSTRPDLLPPDYQRELAKLQDNAEAVPWPQIVEELRQELGGDPLEVFGSFDTTVMASASIGQVYAATLKDGTEVVVKVRRPGIAAQVDQDLEILQNLANAAGKRWEAARDYDITGLMDEFAATLRSELDYLQEGRNADRFQVNFENDAAITIPAVYWDHSTSRVLTMDRIRGMKVTDVDALDAAGIDRPALAVAAARVEMKMVFEDGFFHADPHPGNLFVQPGGRVGLIDFGMVGEVDEKLRSQLSALFIGIVRKDPERITNALVRINASGMRVNRVKLRMDLGPLIRLYSGKDLGSAPVGTIISTGLGILRTHHIQLPREMALLLRMLIMTEGMGEVLDPQFRLGPTLGPYARRMALQQLNPVNYARRLGRAGTEVLELGAELPDQARRLLNTLEIEGVEVHLRGEELLPLVMRLERVGNRLVAAIFASAFIRGVGELTLGDSSRWKSWQAPLMSAGLASTGALGGYIAWTSRRARLRGM; encoded by the coding sequence ATGATCAGCCAGCTGGACCGTTACCGGCAGATCGCCGAGATCCTGTCCCGCAACGGTTTGGGCTTCCTGGTGTCCGCTCTCGGCCTCGAGGGCAGGCTGCCGTTCCGCAGGCAGCAGGAGCCGGTTCCGGCCGGGCGGCCGCGCACCCGGCCCCAGTACCTGCGCACGGCCCTCGAGGAGCTCGGCCCCACGTATGTGAAGATCGGCCAGCTGCTCTCCACCCGCCCCGACCTGCTCCCGCCGGATTACCAGCGGGAGCTGGCGAAGCTGCAGGACAATGCCGAAGCGGTACCGTGGCCGCAGATCGTGGAAGAGCTGCGTCAGGAACTGGGCGGGGACCCGCTGGAGGTCTTTGGCTCCTTCGACACCACCGTCATGGCGAGCGCCTCGATTGGACAGGTCTATGCCGCGACACTGAAGGACGGTACGGAGGTGGTGGTCAAGGTGCGCCGGCCCGGGATTGCAGCCCAGGTGGACCAGGACCTGGAGATCCTGCAGAACCTGGCCAATGCGGCCGGCAAACGCTGGGAGGCGGCCCGGGACTATGACATCACCGGGCTGATGGATGAATTCGCCGCCACCCTCCGCTCCGAGCTGGACTACCTCCAGGAAGGACGCAACGCGGACCGTTTCCAGGTCAACTTCGAAAACGACGCGGCGATTACCATTCCTGCGGTGTACTGGGACCACAGCACCTCCCGGGTCCTGACGATGGACCGGATCCGGGGAATGAAGGTCACGGATGTGGACGCGCTCGACGCCGCGGGGATCGACCGTCCCGCTCTCGCGGTGGCTGCGGCCCGCGTGGAAATGAAAATGGTCTTCGAGGACGGGTTCTTCCATGCAGACCCGCACCCCGGGAATCTTTTCGTGCAGCCCGGCGGCCGGGTGGGACTGATTGACTTCGGGATGGTGGGGGAGGTGGACGAGAAGCTCCGCAGCCAGCTCTCGGCCCTGTTCATCGGCATAGTGCGCAAGGACCCCGAGCGGATTACCAATGCACTTGTTCGGATCAACGCTTCCGGCATGCGGGTGAACCGGGTAAAGCTGAGGATGGACCTGGGACCGCTGATCCGTCTGTACTCCGGCAAGGACCTGGGCAGCGCGCCGGTGGGGACCATCATCAGCACCGGACTGGGCATCCTGCGTACGCACCACATCCAGCTTCCCCGCGAAATGGCGCTGCTGCTTCGGATGCTGATCATGACCGAGGGCATGGGCGAGGTGCTGGATCCCCAGTTCCGGCTGGGCCCCACCCTGGGCCCGTACGCCCGCAGGATGGCGCTGCAGCAGCTGAACCCCGTGAACTACGCCCGCAGGCTCGGCCGTGCGGGAACGGAGGTCCTGGAGCTGGGAGCGGAACTGCCGGACCAGGCACGCCGGCTGCTCAACACCCTGGAAATCGAGGGCGTGGAGGTCCACCTCCGCGGTGAGGAACTGCTGCCGCTGGTGATGCGGCTGGAGCGCGTGGGAAACCGGCTGGTGGCGGCGATCTTCGCTTCGGCGTTTATCCGGGGTGTGGGCGAGCTGACGCTGGGTGACTCGTCCCGCTGGAAATCGTGGCAGGCACCGCTGATGAGCGCCGGGCTCGCGTCCACCGGCGCGCTGGGCGGGTACATTGCCTGGACTTCGCGACGGGCCCGGCTGCGCGGCATGTGA
- a CDS encoding glycosyltransferase family protein, which translates to MGTAADSMIRVASVPHSQVYIRHTGAVPGERNPVVRLPDPDPRNPGQSTEATWWPPVMLDAAWIRENADSFDLMHIHFGFDAISPADLRAVTTELKAQGKPLVYTVHDLRNPHHLTPEAHDAQLDVLISAADALITLTPGAADVVERRWGRRPQVLPHPHVVGLDELERRQARRLAAGPRGEFRVGVHLKSLRPNMMDGAVLPDLLDAVEQLPGAVLQVNGHPDILTPGGEKFRPELHRWLTEAADAGRLELQVRDYFDEPALWDYLSGLDVSVLPYRFGTHSGWLEACTDLGTSVLAPSCGFYAQQRSTVTEFVHDEEGLDAQSLARGLKQLHSSRSWPGLSREERTAERRRVAAAHEDIYRSLL; encoded by the coding sequence GTGGGCACGGCGGCAGATTCAATGATCAGGGTGGCGTCAGTGCCGCACAGCCAGGTCTACATCCGGCATACCGGTGCCGTCCCCGGCGAGCGGAATCCCGTAGTGCGCCTGCCGGACCCCGATCCCCGCAATCCGGGCCAGTCCACGGAAGCGACGTGGTGGCCGCCGGTCATGCTGGACGCGGCCTGGATCCGGGAGAACGCGGACAGCTTCGACCTGATGCACATCCACTTCGGCTTCGATGCCATTTCCCCCGCGGATCTCCGGGCCGTCACCACGGAGTTGAAGGCGCAGGGAAAACCGCTGGTCTACACGGTCCACGACCTGCGCAATCCGCACCACCTCACGCCGGAGGCGCACGACGCGCAGCTTGACGTGCTGATTTCCGCAGCCGATGCGCTGATCACGCTCACGCCCGGGGCGGCCGACGTCGTCGAGCGTCGATGGGGCCGCCGCCCGCAGGTGCTGCCGCACCCGCACGTTGTCGGGCTCGACGAGCTGGAGCGGCGCCAGGCCCGGCGGCTCGCGGCCGGTCCCCGCGGGGAGTTCCGCGTCGGGGTGCACCTGAAGAGCCTGCGCCCGAACATGATGGACGGGGCGGTGCTGCCGGACCTGCTCGACGCCGTGGAGCAGCTTCCCGGTGCCGTGCTGCAGGTGAACGGGCACCCGGACATCCTCACTCCCGGAGGGGAGAAGTTCCGTCCGGAACTGCACCGCTGGCTTACGGAAGCCGCCGACGCCGGGCGGCTGGAGCTGCAGGTCCGCGACTACTTCGACGAGCCTGCACTGTGGGACTACCTGTCGGGCCTGGATGTGTCCGTGCTGCCGTACCGGTTCGGCACCCACTCCGGCTGGCTGGAGGCCTGCACCGACCTGGGTACGAGTGTGCTGGCGCCGTCCTGCGGTTTCTATGCCCAGCAGCGCTCCACCGTTACCGAATTCGTCCACGACGAAGAGGGACTGGATGCCCAGTCCCTCGCCAGGGGGCTCAAGCAGCTGCATTCATCCCGTTCCTGGCCCGGACTGAGCCGGGAGGAACGGACCGCCGAGCGCCGCCGGGTGGCCGCCGCCCACGAAGACATCTACCGCTCCCTGCTCTAG
- a CDS encoding bifunctional sugar phosphate isomerase/epimerase/4-hydroxyphenylpyruvate dioxygenase family protein — MRTSIATVCLSGTLEEKMRACADAGFDGIEIFEPDLLVSPSSPEQIRALADTLGLTLDLYQPFRDFEGVEEPLLTANLDRARAKFELMNRLGIGTMLLCSNVGTATIDDDAAAADQLRRLGKLAAGYGVKVAYEALAWGRYVNDFEHAQRIVDLADHPQIGTCLDSFHILSRGWDPAAIEKIPAEKIFFVQLADAPELSLDVLSWSRHYRVFPGEGAFDLVRFMAHLVRSGYDGPVSLEIFNDVFRQTAEDRTAVDAMRSLIWLEERTASYLARHDAGTHYPMSLATLPSVAEPTGFNFAEVKAGSPDTVSALLHQLGFTFAGRHRTKPVQLWTSGTARVIINGQQAGGMEPGISALGLDVQDPQAAASRAVQLRARPVSRRSQADEQVLQAVFAPDSTEVFLCEATADGTAAWADEFGPAAENGPGGTGPDEPAGQPLISAIDHINLSQPWQHFDEAVLFYESTLSLTPIASQEVPSPMGLVRSQVMRSADGGVRLALNIAPLIVESEPGGAEYPQHVAFTSTDLVATARQAAERGLRFLPVPANYYEDLAARFRLDPGFLAELQDLNLLYDRDGDGEFLHFYTGTVGNVFFEVVERRGGYEGYGAPNAPVRLASQYLASRGEPKRKAG; from the coding sequence ATGCGTACGTCAATTGCCACCGTCTGCCTGAGCGGGACGCTCGAAGAGAAAATGCGCGCCTGCGCGGATGCCGGTTTCGACGGCATTGAAATCTTCGAGCCGGACCTTTTGGTGTCCCCGTCCAGCCCGGAGCAGATCCGCGCCCTGGCGGACACCCTGGGACTGACCCTGGACCTGTACCAGCCGTTCCGCGACTTCGAAGGCGTGGAGGAGCCCCTCCTGACTGCCAACCTGGACCGGGCCCGGGCCAAGTTCGAGCTGATGAACCGCCTGGGCATCGGGACCATGCTGCTGTGCAGCAACGTGGGCACGGCGACCATTGACGACGACGCCGCGGCGGCGGACCAGCTGCGCCGGCTGGGGAAGCTGGCTGCAGGCTACGGGGTAAAGGTTGCCTACGAAGCCCTTGCCTGGGGCCGCTACGTGAATGACTTCGAGCATGCCCAGCGCATTGTGGACCTCGCCGACCACCCGCAGATCGGCACCTGCTTGGACAGCTTCCACATCCTCTCCCGCGGCTGGGACCCGGCTGCGATCGAAAAAATCCCCGCGGAGAAGATCTTCTTCGTCCAGCTCGCCGACGCGCCGGAACTGTCCCTGGATGTCCTCTCCTGGAGCCGGCACTACCGGGTCTTTCCGGGAGAGGGCGCATTCGACCTGGTGCGGTTCATGGCCCACCTGGTCCGCAGCGGCTATGACGGGCCGGTGTCCCTGGAGATCTTCAACGACGTGTTCCGGCAGACCGCCGAGGACCGCACCGCCGTGGACGCCATGCGGTCCCTCATCTGGCTGGAGGAGCGCACGGCGTCGTACCTCGCACGGCACGACGCCGGCACGCACTATCCCATGTCCCTCGCGACCCTGCCGAGCGTGGCCGAGCCCACCGGCTTCAACTTCGCCGAGGTCAAGGCCGGGAGCCCGGACACGGTGTCCGCGCTCCTGCATCAGCTGGGCTTCACCTTCGCCGGGCGGCACCGGACCAAACCCGTGCAGCTGTGGACCTCCGGCACGGCGCGGGTGATCATCAACGGGCAGCAGGCCGGGGGAATGGAACCGGGCATCTCCGCGCTGGGGCTGGATGTGCAGGACCCGCAGGCTGCGGCGTCCCGTGCGGTGCAGCTGCGCGCCCGGCCTGTCAGCCGGCGCAGCCAGGCGGACGAGCAGGTGCTGCAGGCCGTGTTTGCCCCGGATTCCACGGAGGTCTTCCTCTGCGAGGCCACCGCCGACGGCACGGCCGCGTGGGCGGACGAATTCGGACCTGCGGCAGAGAACGGTCCCGGCGGAACCGGCCCTGACGAACCCGCCGGACAGCCGCTGATTTCGGCCATTGACCATATCAACCTGTCGCAGCCCTGGCAGCACTTCGACGAAGCCGTCCTTTTCTACGAATCCACGCTTTCCCTGACTCCCATTGCCTCGCAGGAGGTTCCCAGCCCCATGGGCCTGGTCCGCAGCCAGGTGATGCGCAGCGCCGACGGCGGGGTGCGGCTGGCGCTGAACATCGCCCCGCTGATCGTGGAATCCGAGCCCGGCGGCGCGGAGTACCCCCAGCACGTGGCCTTCACCTCCACCGATCTGGTCGCCACCGCCCGCCAGGCCGCCGAAAGGGGGCTGCGGTTCCTGCCCGTGCCGGCCAATTACTATGAGGACCTGGCCGCCCGCTTCCGGCTTGATCCGGGGTTCCTGGCCGAACTACAGGATCTGAACCTGCTGTATGACCGCGACGGCGACGGCGAATTCCTGCACTTCTACACGGGCACCGTGGGCAATGTGTTCTTCGAAGTGGTGGAGCGGCGCGGCGGGTATGAGGGCTACGGTGCACCCAATGCCCCCGTCCGGCTGGCGTCCCAGTACCTTGCCTCCCGCGGGGAGCCGAAACGGAAGGCAGGTTAA
- a CDS encoding glycosyltransferase translates to MPSPRLPRVAYYAHHHGTGHLRHAANIARLGGVELLVTGTAPAAGEPRLPGGARFAPLPPDVGPGGPYAPGPGEFLHYAPSGPALQARFGQLLRLWEEFSPDVVVVDVSVEAAVFARLAGYPVIHRRMHGERTDPPHRLAYESVHRLIAYFPEAIEDPAHLQAYGAKSTYLGMLGPDTAPPAGLVPVQPRTVAVQTSLGGSGVSLEDVLAAARQTPEWQWEVMGHTAGAPGKIPANVSLPGVVADPGPRLAAADVVVTSAGHNAVAAAAAARRPALLIPEPRPFREQAVFASSLAAAGAASAADFASVQDWQRTLEDLRGTDPELLARTLLVSPEDFRKRFLAAVDAAVSGGAGNADAAGRVVSTAR, encoded by the coding sequence TTGCCTTCCCCGCGCCTGCCCCGCGTCGCCTATTACGCCCACCACCACGGCACCGGACACCTGCGCCACGCCGCCAACATTGCCCGGCTGGGCGGGGTGGAGCTGCTGGTCACCGGGACCGCCCCTGCCGCAGGGGAACCCCGGCTGCCCGGCGGCGCACGGTTCGCTCCGCTGCCGCCCGACGTCGGCCCGGGCGGCCCCTACGCGCCCGGACCGGGGGAGTTCCTGCACTATGCACCCTCGGGTCCGGCACTGCAGGCCCGGTTTGGACAGCTTCTCCGGCTCTGGGAGGAGTTCTCCCCGGACGTAGTGGTAGTGGACGTGTCCGTGGAGGCGGCCGTCTTTGCCCGGCTGGCCGGCTATCCCGTGATCCACCGGCGGATGCACGGGGAGCGGACGGATCCGCCCCACCGGCTGGCCTATGAGTCCGTGCACCGGCTGATCGCCTACTTCCCGGAAGCTATCGAGGACCCGGCGCATCTGCAGGCCTACGGAGCAAAGAGCACGTATCTGGGCATGCTTGGCCCGGATACGGCACCGCCCGCCGGGCTCGTCCCCGTGCAGCCCCGGACCGTTGCAGTGCAGACCTCCCTGGGCGGCAGCGGCGTGTCACTCGAAGACGTGCTCGCCGCGGCCCGCCAGACCCCGGAATGGCAGTGGGAGGTTATGGGGCACACCGCCGGCGCACCCGGAAAGATACCGGCGAACGTGTCGCTGCCGGGCGTAGTGGCGGATCCGGGACCCCGGCTTGCCGCCGCGGATGTGGTGGTCACCTCCGCCGGACACAACGCCGTGGCCGCAGCGGCTGCCGCCCGGCGTCCGGCACTGCTGATCCCCGAACCCCGCCCGTTCCGCGAACAGGCGGTCTTCGCCTCTTCGCTGGCTGCGGCGGGGGCAGCCTCCGCTGCGGACTTCGCCTCCGTGCAGGATTGGCAGCGCACACTGGAGGACCTGCGCGGAACCGATCCGGAGCTGCTGGCCCGGACGCTGCTGGTATCCCCGGAAGATTTCCGGAAGCGCTTCCTGGCCGCGGTGGACGCGGCCGTGTCCGGCGGAGCCGGGAACGCGGACGCTGCCGGCAGGGTGGTCAGTACGGCGCGTTGA
- a CDS encoding shikimate dehydrogenase, translated as MSGTGESFVVGLIGEGITASLTPPMHEKEADQQGLRYIYRPIDLTVLNRPGTDVGALLRAGRDLGFNAFNVTHPCKQLVLAELDVVSDDAARLGAVNTVLIRDGRFIGHNTDFSGFGGALAGGLPDAALDSVVQLGVGGAGAAVAYALLKAGTGELTLLDLDPVRAAERAAALSGLFPDQRITAGTPADLPSVLPGADGLVHATPVGMHSHPGIAVDLDLLSSSQWVADVVYRPVETELIRGARERGCRVLDGGRMAVGQAVDAFELITGIRPDAARMLTHFHELISQGR; from the coding sequence ATGAGCGGCACCGGGGAATCATTCGTTGTCGGATTGATCGGGGAGGGCATTACGGCTTCCCTCACTCCTCCCATGCATGAAAAGGAAGCGGATCAGCAGGGCCTGCGCTACATCTACCGGCCCATCGACCTCACCGTCCTGAACCGCCCGGGCACCGACGTGGGAGCGCTGCTGCGCGCCGGCCGGGACCTGGGCTTCAACGCTTTCAACGTTACCCATCCCTGCAAGCAATTGGTCCTCGCTGAACTGGATGTTGTGTCCGACGACGCCGCCCGGCTGGGCGCTGTCAACACGGTCCTGATCCGGGACGGCCGGTTCATCGGACACAACACCGATTTCTCCGGCTTCGGCGGGGCGCTGGCCGGCGGGCTTCCGGATGCCGCACTGGATTCGGTGGTCCAGCTGGGCGTGGGCGGGGCCGGTGCGGCCGTGGCCTATGCCCTGCTCAAGGCGGGTACCGGCGAGCTGACCCTGCTGGACCTGGATCCTGTGCGTGCTGCCGAGCGCGCCGCAGCGCTGTCCGGGCTTTTCCCGGACCAGCGGATCACCGCAGGCACGCCGGCGGACCTCCCCTCGGTCCTGCCCGGAGCCGACGGCCTGGTCCATGCCACACCGGTGGGGATGCATTCCCATCCCGGCATCGCCGTGGACCTGGACCTGCTCAGTTCCTCCCAGTGGGTGGCCGACGTCGTCTACCGTCCGGTGGAAACGGAACTGATCCGCGGAGCCCGGGAGCGCGGGTGCCGGGTGCTGGACGGCGGCCGGATGGCCGTGGGCCAGGCCGTGGACGCCTTCGAACTGATCACCGGCATCCGTCCCGACGCCGCGCGGATGCTCACCCACTTCCACGAACTGATTAGCCAGGGCCGCTGA
- a CDS encoding MFS transporter translates to MDASAPAGPATGKTPRKAATASFMGSAVEYYDFFIFGSAAALIFPRVFFPDADTQASVMSLATFGFAYIARPVGAVILGHFGDRVGRQKVLMFTLLLMGGSTFLIGCLPDFNTIGWWAPVLLVFCRLMQGLSAAGEQAGASSMTLEHAPDNRRSFFTSWTLTGTQGGQILAALVFIPVVALPDDIKYGIGWRIPFWLSAVVVIVTFFIRRSLHETPTFTEAKERNEIVKLPVGVLLKDHWRDVLRVICCAFIAAVSTVYGTLAIKYGTEVGNVDANITLWLVVAGNVFALFTQPLFGRLADRIGRRPVFVYGAVSSAVIMPFYLLSMESGNTLLQFALSVAVFSFGYAAANAVWPSFYGEMFSAKVRFSGLAIGTQLGFLMAGFAPSIVAAIGGLEPGGWVVTSMFTGVICAIAAISALTAKETAHTPTAELGLGPAKTAAPVRPATA, encoded by the coding sequence ATGGACGCATCCGCCCCCGCTGGACCCGCGACGGGTAAGACCCCGCGCAAGGCCGCCACTGCCAGCTTTATGGGCAGTGCCGTCGAGTACTACGATTTCTTCATTTTCGGTTCCGCCGCCGCGCTCATTTTTCCGCGCGTGTTCTTCCCGGATGCCGACACCCAGGCCAGCGTTATGTCGCTTGCCACCTTTGGTTTCGCCTACATCGCCCGTCCGGTGGGCGCCGTCATCCTCGGACACTTCGGTGACCGGGTGGGCCGCCAGAAGGTCCTGATGTTCACCCTCCTGCTGATGGGCGGGTCCACCTTCCTGATCGGCTGCCTGCCGGACTTCAACACGATCGGCTGGTGGGCTCCGGTCCTGCTGGTCTTCTGCCGCCTGATGCAGGGCCTTTCCGCAGCCGGCGAGCAGGCCGGCGCCAGTTCCATGACCCTGGAACACGCACCGGACAACCGGCGCTCGTTCTTCACGTCCTGGACACTCACGGGAACCCAGGGCGGGCAGATCCTTGCCGCACTGGTGTTCATCCCCGTGGTTGCCCTGCCGGACGACATCAAATACGGCATCGGCTGGCGCATTCCGTTCTGGCTCAGCGCCGTGGTTGTTATTGTCACCTTCTTCATCCGCCGCTCGCTGCACGAAACCCCCACCTTCACGGAGGCAAAGGAACGCAACGAGATTGTGAAGCTGCCGGTAGGCGTCCTGCTCAAGGACCACTGGCGCGATGTGCTTCGCGTCATCTGCTGCGCCTTCATTGCGGCGGTGTCCACCGTGTACGGAACGCTGGCCATCAAGTACGGCACCGAGGTGGGCAACGTGGACGCGAATATTACGCTCTGGCTCGTGGTGGCCGGCAACGTCTTTGCACTGTTCACGCAGCCGTTGTTCGGCCGGCTGGCCGACCGGATCGGGCGCCGTCCGGTCTTCGTCTACGGCGCAGTCTCCAGTGCAGTGATCATGCCGTTCTACCTACTGTCCATGGAATCCGGTAACACGCTGCTGCAGTTCGCCCTTTCCGTAGCAGTCTTCTCCTTCGGCTACGCCGCGGCGAACGCCGTCTGGCCGTCCTTCTACGGAGAGATGTTCAGCGCCAAGGTCCGCTTCTCCGGCCTGGCCATCGGCACGCAGCTCGGCTTCCTGATGGCCGGTTTTGCACCGTCCATCGTTGCGGCCATCGGGGGGCTGGAACCCGGCGGATGGGTGGTGACCAGCATGTTCACCGGCGTCATCTGTGCCATCGCTGCGATTTCCGCCCTCACTGCCAAGGAAACCGCGCACACCCCCACCGCCGAACTGGGTCTGGGCCCGGCCAAGACCGCCGCCCCGGTGCGCCCGGCCACGGCATAG